The nucleotide window ACGGTGGTTTTGCCGGCGCCGTTGGGGCCGATCATCGAGACCACCTGTCTTTCCTGTACGTTCAGGGCCACATTGTTGACGGCCAGCAGGCCGCCGAAGCGCATGCTCAGGCCGCGTACTTCTAGAATCGGGCGGCTCATTGCTTCAGCTCCAGGTGGGGGCGTTGCATGGGCAGCAGGCCCTGCGGACGCCAGATCATCATCAGGACCATCAGTGCGCCGAACATCAGCATGCGGTACTCGCTGAATTCGCGCATCAGCTCGGGCAGCAGGATCATCACGACGGCCGCGAGAATCACGCCCAGCTGCGAGCCCATACCGCCCAGCACGACGATGGCGAGAATGATCGCCGACTCGATGAAGGTGAAGGATTCCGGCGACACCAACCCCTGGCGCGCGGCAAAGAAGCTCCCGGCAAAGCCGGCGAACGTGGCGCCGAGGGTGAACGCCGACAGCTTGATCACCGTGGGATTCATGCCCAGAGCACGGCAGGCGATTTCGTCCTCGCGCAGCGCTTCCCAGGCGCGGCCGATCGGCATGCGCAGCAGGCGGTTGATGACGAACAGTGTCAGCAATACCAGCAACAGGGCGATCAGGTAGAGGAAGATCACCTTGTTCACCGAGTTGTAGGCCACCCCGAAGTACTCGTGGAAGGTCTGCATGCCCTCGGCGGCGCGGCGCTCGAACGACAGACCGAACAGCGACGGTTTGTCGATGCCGCTGATGCCGTTGGGGCCGCCGGTCAGGTCGGTCATGTTGCGCAGCAGCAGGCGGATGATCTCGCCGAAGCCGAGCGTCACGATGGCCAGGTAGTCGCCACGCAGGCGCAGCACTGGGAAGCCCAGCAGA belongs to Pseudomonas phenolilytica and includes:
- a CDS encoding high-affinity branched-chain amino acid ABC transporter permease LivM, encoding MTRNLRTAFFSALLVIAVAVPVLGVKLTTVGIKVEVHGADALTFWIIAACAVAMFFWQLVRTRLPAGWAASTSLPSIPAGTGNFLTLPSTQRYIIIGLVLVALVWPFYGSRGAVDIATLILIYVMLGLGLNIVVGLAGLLDLGYVGFYAVGAYTYALLSHYYGVGFWTALPIAGAMAALFGFLLGFPVLRLRGDYLAIVTLGFGEIIRLLLRNMTDLTGGPNGISGIDKPSLFGLSFERRAAEGMQTFHEYFGVAYNSVNKVIFLYLIALLLVLLTLFVINRLLRMPIGRAWEALREDEIACRALGMNPTVIKLSAFTLGATFAGFAGSFFAARQGLVSPESFTFIESAIILAIVVLGGMGSQLGVILAAVVMILLPELMREFSEYRMLMFGALMVLMMIWRPQGLLPMQRPHLELKQ